CTGAAGACCATCGAGAAGAATACGCTTTCCTGTAAACGCATCGTTCAGGCCCTGTTGAATTTCGCCCGGAAAACCGAAACCAAAATGGCCCCTGTGGATGTGAACCGGGCCATCGAGCAGGTGGTGGCCGTTCTCGATCACCAGTTTGCCCTGTCCGGCGTCGAAATCGGCCTCGATCTCGACAGGGGGCTGCCTTCCATCGTCGGAGACATGGAAAAACTCAAACAGGTTTTCATGAATCTGGTGATGAACGCCAAGCAGGCCATGACCAAAGACGGCAGCATCACGATAGAGACCGGAGCGGACAGCCAAAATGTCATCATCCGTGTCATGGATACCGGATCGGGTATCGCGCCGGAAATCCGGCATAAAATTTTCGACCCTTTTTTCACGACAAAACCGACAGGAGAGGGAACAGGGCTCGGGCTTTCCGTCAGTTACGGGATCGTTACCGAACACGGCGGAGACATTGCCGTTGAAAGTACCCCGGGCCAGGGCAGCCGGTTTACCGTCATGTTGCCCATTCAACGCCAATTTCAACCCAAGAGGATCGAATCGTGAATGTCATTCCAACAGCCATTCCAGATGTCCTGCTCATCGAGCCCAAGGTGTTTTCGGATGCCCGGGGGTATTTCATGGAGACCTATCATCGGCAGCGCTACCGCGAATCCGGCATTCCCTGCGAATTCGTTCAGGACAATCTGTCCTTTTCCGTACAGGGCACCCTGAGGGGGTTGCATTACCAGATGCGTCACCCGCAGGCCAAGCTCGTTCAGGTCATCTGCGGCGAAGTGTTCGATGTGGCCGTCGATCTGCGCATCGGATCTGCGAGCTTTGGCCAGTGGGTCGGCGAGCGGCTGAGCGCCGAGAACAAACGCCAGTTGTTCATCCCGGAAGGGTTTGCCCATGGATTTTGTGTGCTGAGCGAGACGGCGATTTTTCTGTACAAATGCTCCGATGTCTACGATCCCCAAGGGGAGGGCGGGCTGCTTTGGTCCGATCCGGCTGTTGGCATTACCTGGCCTGTCGATGAGCCCCTGCTCTCGCCCAAGGACGGCAGATTTCCGCTGTTGAAGGACATTCCCGAGCAGATGCTTTTTCGAAAAGGAGATGACTGATGAAAATCCTGGTAACCGGTTCGAGGGGGCAACTGGGAACGGAAATCCTGCGGCAGGCGCAGGATATGAAATTCTCCTACCGCGGGGTGGATCTTCCCGAATGGGACATCACCGTCAGGGATCAGGTCGAAGAGGTGGTGGCGGGCTACAGACCGGATGTCGTGATCAATGCCGCCGCCTATACCCAGGTGGACAAGGCGGAGACGGAACCGGAAACGGCCAGGGCGGTAAACGCCGATGCCGCCCTGTATGTGGCCGAAGCCTGTGCGCGGCATGGTGTGCCACTGATCCATATTTCGACGGATTTCGTGTTTGACGGGGCCAAAACCGTACCCTACATCGAAGACGATCCGATCGGTCCGCTGAGTGTTTACGGCAGCAGCAAGGCAGCGGGCGAATCCCATGTCCGCAATCGCCTCGATCGCCATTTGATTGTTCGCACAAGCTGGCTCTATGGGGTTTACGGCAACAATTTCGTCAAGACGATGCTGCGGCTGGCCTCGGAGCGGGAAACGCTGCGGGTCGTGGACGATCAACTGGGTTGCCCGACCTGCGCAGCGGATCTGGCGGCGGCCCTGCTGGCGCTGTGCAAGGCGGCTGTCGCCGATTCGGATGTTGCCTGGGGAACCTACCATTATTGCGGAGAGGGTGTGACGTCCTGGTATGGCCTGGCAAAGGAGGCCATCCAGATGGCGGCATCCCGGATTTCGTTGCGGATGAAAACGATCGAGCCCATCCCGACGGAACAGTATCCCACACCCGCCAAACGGCCGGCCTATTCGGCGCTGAACTGTGAAAAAATCCGAAATGCCTTCGGCATCCGGCCAAGACCCTGGCGGGAAAGCCTGCGGGAAACGGTTGATGGTATCCTGCAGGGAGCCTCCGTTTCGGATCTTGGGGCGAAATAGAAACGCAAGTCGATGACCAATGCCCAACCATCAAGGAGATACTATGAAAAAAATCGCTCTATTTGTGTTCAATGGTGATCCGATGTGTTTCATCCATGTCTTGCTCAATGCGCTCGACATGAAGGAGAGGGGCGATGAACCGCGAATCGTTCTGGAAGGGGCTTCGACAAAACTCCTGCCGGAGCTTGTCCTGACAGATCACCCATTGCACGGCCTCTGGGAAAAGGTGAAGGCCGCCGGGCTGGTGGCCGGGGTCTGCAAGGCATGCTCGAGGAAACTCGGAAGCTTTGAAGAAGCCCAGCGCCAGGGATTGGTCATTCTGGATGACATGAACGGTCATCCGGGTATTGCCGGGTTCCAGCAAAACGGATACGAAATCATCACGTTTTAGCGGATGGGTCCGGATACCGGACCGTCTCCCATCCAACAAGCGGTATCTACAAGCTGTCCGTTTGCGCTGCACGTGTCAGCCGAAATGCATCGACAACCCCATGGCAGGCGCAGGCGGTGGCCAGTAGAACCGGCCGATCGCTTGCCACCACCCGATCCCGTGCATCCAGCAGGGCTTTCGCCGGATAGCCGCCGGCTCCGGGTCCGAGCTGGATGCTCTGAATGACGACTGAATGGTATCTATCCCCGCCGATGGTTTCCAGGTATTGATTCATGATCAAAGGCCGGGGAAGACCGGTATGGGTACAGTGGCTTGCCGGAGCCGGGCATGCGTCCGGGCACCGAAAGTCCGCGATACTCGTGTAGACTGTGCCGATTCCGCCCGGAAACGGGTTGGGAAGCCGGGAGCGGATTTCTTCCGGAAAGGGGATGGAAACCCAATGGTATTCGGGGGCGATGTCCCGTTTGATCCATTCGCAGGCGAGGTGAATCGGAACGGCGGGTACGATCCAGTCCGGAAAATTCACCGGGTTGCGTTGTCTGAGAACGGCACCCAGAAAATCGACTGCATCCGAGCAAACAAGCCGGATCAATGCGCCCGAAAAGGGGCGGAGCCTTTGGCTTTCGGCATCTACGATTGTCAGTACAGCCTCCGGAAAACATTTGCGAAAAAGCCGGATCGCCCGTTTGCCGAAATGCCCGGCGCCAAAAATGAGGATATGCATCGATCCACCGGCCGGTTATCGTGAAAAAGTCACCCCCCAACGTGGGGGGCATTGTGGTCGTTGTCGCTATCGTAGTACCTGACCTGATCCTGTGAGATACCTACGCTGCGCCGCCACCCAGAACCGCATACAATTGCACCTGATTGGCGAGTTTGGCAAGGTGAAGCTGCACCAGCCCCTGCTGGGCGGAATACATGGCGCGTTGTGCATCGAGAACGCCGAGATAGCTGTCTACTCCCTGCGCATATCGCTGATTGGCAAGCTCGTAGGTTCTGGAGGCGGATTGGAAGAGCGATTGCTGGATTTCGATCTGTCTGTCGATGGTGCCTCTTATGGCCAGTGCGTCGGCCACTTCCCGGAAAGCGCTCTGGATGGCCTTTTCGTACTGGGCGATCGCCAGCTCCCCTTCGATCCGGGCGGCATCATATGCGGACCAGAGCCTTGCGTCAAAGATCGGTGCCGAAATCTGCGGGGCAAATAGCCATGTTCCCTGGCCGCTTCCAAAAAGCCCGCCCAGATCGGCGCTTGCGGTTCCGATGGCTGTAGTCAATGAAATGCGTGGAAACAATGCGGCTCTCGCCGCATCGATTTGTGCATTGGCTGCCAGGAGCCGGTGCTCTGCAGCCCGAATATCCGGCCGGAGCAGCAGCACTTCCGAGGAAAGCCCGGGAGAAATGGGTTGCAGGGGCCTGATGCCCGCCAAATCCTTGGCGAGCAGTTCTTCATCGACCGGCTTCCCGACAACCAGGTTCAGGGCGTTGAGGTCTTTGGCTATCTGCTGGGTGAAGCGCCATATATCCGCCTGGGCCGAATCCACCTGGGTTTTGGCGCGCTGCAGGTCGATATCGGTTCCAACGCCTGCCTGGAGACGTTTCAGAATCAGTTGATAGGATGCCTGCTGTGTTGCAAGGGTGGATTGGGCAATTGAAAGCGCCTCCTTGTCGGCAACCAGTGTCAGGTAGGCGCCTGCAACTGTGGAAATCAGCGAAATCTGGGCGCTATTCCGGGTTTCCTCGCTTGCCAGATAGGTTTCCAGGGCCTGATCCTTCAGGCTTCCGATTCGCCCGAAGAAATCGATTTCCCAGGAGGAAATCCCCAGATTGACACTGTATTGCTTCTGGGTCGTTGCGGTATGCGAGGAGGAAAGATCGGCCGGTACCCGCTGCATATCGATGTTTCCGGTCGCTCCCAGAGAAGGGTAAAGCTCGGCCCTCTGGATGCCATACAGCGCCCGGGCTTTTTCCACGTTGAGCGCAGCCAGTCGAAGGTCCCGGTTGTTGTTCAGCGATACCTGAATCAGCCATTGGAGACATTCATCCGGAAAAAAGGCATCCCAGCTCAGCTTTGAAGCCATGGCTGCCGCATCATCACCCAACTTCGGGGAATAAGCTGCGCCTGAAGGCCATTCAGCAGGAACAGGCGCCTCGGGTCTGACATACTGTTGACGCAGGGAACAGCTCGAAATCACCAAGACCGATCCCAACAGGATGCATGCGATCGTCCGTTTCATTTGGCCTCCAGTTGTCCGGCTTCTTGAATTCCGGGGTGCAGGTTGGACCGTGGTTCTTTTTTCTGGAACAACCGGTAGATCAGCACGAAGAAAAGCGGAATGAAAAACAGGTCGATAAACGTGGCAGAGAGCATCCCGCCCGCGACAGCCGTCCCGATGGCTTCCATGGCGCCGGCACCTGCACCGTGCGCGATGGCGAGCGGCAATACGCCGAAGAAAAACGCCAGCGATGTCATGATGACCGGCCGAAGCCGTGTCTTTGCGGCTCCCAGTGTCGCCTCAATGACGCCTTCCCCATGCGCCATTCGCTCCTTGGCGAACTGGATGATCAGAATGGCGTTTTTGGTGGTCAAACCCAACGTGGTGAGAAATCCGATCTGAAAATAGACGTCATTGGGAAAACCGCGCAGATAGGTGGCAAGGGTTGCGCCGAGCAGACCCAGTGGAAGCATCAGCAGATTGGCGATCGGGATCGTCCAACTTTCATAGAGCGCTGCCACACACAGAAAAATGACCAGAATGGAAAACGCATAGAGCATCGGCGCCTGGGATGTGGCCATGCGTTCCTGATAGGAAAGGCCGGTCCAGTCGAATCCGAATCCCTGCGGCAGTTTGGCCGCCAGTTCCTCCATGGCCTTCATGGCTTCCCCGGAACTTCTGCCCGGGGCGGGCTCACCCCAGATATTGATACTCGGGAAGGCGTTGAAGCGTTCCAGTTTCGGGGAGCCAGAGGCCCATCTGCCGGTTGCGAAAGCCGAGAAAGGCACGAGCTTTCCGGCGGTGTTCCGGACATAGAGCTTCTCGATGTCTTTGGGCAGCATCCGGAAAGGCGCGTCCGCCTGAACGAAGACCCGCTTGACCCGGGCAGCCTGAATGAAATCGTTTACATAGGCGCTTCCAAAGGCTGCCGCTATGGTGTTGTGGATGCTCGTGATGGGAATTCCCAATGCGCCGACTTTTTCCCAGTCGATGTCGATATGGTATTGCGGAACATCCTCCATGCCATTGGGCCGCACCCGCTGCAACCGCGGGTCCTGCGCCGCCATGCCGAGCAACTGGTTTCTGGCCATCATCAGCGCGGCATGACCCAGGCCGCCGCGATCCTGCAACTGAAAATCGAAGCCGGTCGCATTGCCCAGTTCGATGACCGGCGGCGGTGGAAAGGTGAAAACCATCGCCTCCCGGATCTGGGAAAAAGCGCGCATGGCCCTTCCGGCGACCGCCTGGGCCCGAAGCTCGGGCCGGTTGCGAAGATGCCAGTCCTTCAATCGAACGAAGCTCAGCCCCATGTTCTGACCCCGCCCGGCATAGCTGATTCCGGAGACGGTCAGCAATGCTTCAACGGCATCTTTCTCTGTATTCAGAAAAAAACCCTTTACCTGGTTTTCCAGAATACCTTTGGTTTGTTCCAGTGTGGCATTGGCCGGAAGCATCACCATCGTAAGCAGTGTTCCCTGATCTTCGTCAGGCAGGTAAGCCGTCGGCATCTTCAAAAACACTGCGGCGACACATCCGGCGATCAGAAGATAAATGAAAATATAGCGGAATTTCCGGGTGAACGACCAGTTCACCATCCGCACATACCGATCCCGGAATCTGAAAAATGTCCGGTCAAACCACCTGAAAAAAGGACGCAGAATGAAAACGGCGTGATCTGCTGGCTGATATCCGGCGGGGATTGGCTTCAGCAGTGAGGCGCAGAGAACGGGCGTTAAAATCAGGGCCACGATAACGGATAGCAGCATCGAAGTGATGATGGTGATGGAAAACTGCCGGTAAATGACGCCTGTAGATCCCTTGAAGAAGGCCATCGGCCCGAAAACGGCCGAAAGCACGAGACCGATACCGATCAGTGCGCTGGTGATCTGGTTCATGGACTTTGCCGTCGCTTCCCTGGGAGGCAAGCCTTCTTCGGCCATGATCCGCTCGACGTTTTCCACGACGACGATGGCGTCGTCCACCAGGAGGCCGATGGCCAGAACCATGGCGAACATGGTCAGCATGTTGATGGAAAACCCGAAGAACTGCAGGGATGCGAAAGTTCCCAGCAGAACGACCGGCACGGCAATGGTCGGAATGAGCGTCGCCCGGAAGGTGCCCATGAACAGGAACATGATGCAGAAAACAAGTCCGATGGCTTCAAAGAGTGTTTTGACCACTTCCTGGATCGCAACCCGGGTGAACGGTGTTGTATCATAGGGATAGACGACTTTCACCCCGGGCGGAAAATAACGGCTCATCTCCGCCAG
This portion of the Desulfatirhabdium butyrativorans DSM 18734 genome encodes:
- the rfbC gene encoding dTDP-4-dehydrorhamnose 3,5-epimerase, which encodes MNVIPTAIPDVLLIEPKVFSDARGYFMETYHRQRYRESGIPCEFVQDNLSFSVQGTLRGLHYQMRHPQAKLVQVICGEVFDVAVDLRIGSASFGQWVGERLSAENKRQLFIPEGFAHGFCVLSETAIFLYKCSDVYDPQGEGGLLWSDPAVGITWPVDEPLLSPKDGRFPLLKDIPEQMLFRKGDD
- the rfbD gene encoding dTDP-4-dehydrorhamnose reductase, which produces MKILVTGSRGQLGTEILRQAQDMKFSYRGVDLPEWDITVRDQVEEVVAGYRPDVVINAAAYTQVDKAETEPETARAVNADAALYVAEACARHGVPLIHISTDFVFDGAKTVPYIEDDPIGPLSVYGSSKAAGESHVRNRLDRHLIVRTSWLYGVYGNNFVKTMLRLASERETLRVVDDQLGCPTCAADLAAALLALCKAAVADSDVAWGTYHYCGEGVTSWYGLAKEAIQMAASRISLRMKTIEPIPTEQYPTPAKRPAYSALNCEKIRNAFGIRPRPWRESLRETVDGILQGASVSDLGAK
- a CDS encoding DsrE family protein; amino-acid sequence: MKKIALFVFNGDPMCFIHVLLNALDMKERGDEPRIVLEGASTKLLPELVLTDHPLHGLWEKVKAAGLVAGVCKACSRKLGSFEEAQRQGLVILDDMNGHPGIAGFQQNGYEIITF
- a CDS encoding efflux transporter outer membrane subunit, giving the protein MKRTIACILLGSVLVISSCSLRQQYVRPEAPVPAEWPSGAAYSPKLGDDAAAMASKLSWDAFFPDECLQWLIQVSLNNNRDLRLAALNVEKARALYGIQRAELYPSLGATGNIDMQRVPADLSSSHTATTQKQYSVNLGISSWEIDFFGRIGSLKDQALETYLASEETRNSAQISLISTVAGAYLTLVADKEALSIAQSTLATQQASYQLILKRLQAGVGTDIDLQRAKTQVDSAQADIWRFTQQIAKDLNALNLVVGKPVDEELLAKDLAGIRPLQPISPGLSSEVLLLRPDIRAAEHRLLAANAQIDAARAALFPRISLTTAIGTASADLGGLFGSGQGTWLFAPQISAPIFDARLWSAYDAARIEGELAIAQYEKAIQSAFREVADALAIRGTIDRQIEIQQSLFQSASRTYELANQRYAQGVDSYLGVLDAQRAMYSAQQGLVQLHLAKLANQVQLYAVLGGGAA
- a CDS encoding efflux RND transporter permease subunit — its product is MFSRFFLDRPVFAWVIAISIMVVGALAIYNLPISQYPPIAPPSIYITASYPGASAETVENSVTQIIEQKMTGLEAMLYMASSSDSSGNARLDLTFAPGTDPDVAWTKVQNKLQLAMASLPDVVQSRGVAVGKATRNYLLIVSLISEDGSMDGNDLRDYAQSNLEKVLARVPGVGEVENFGTQYAMRVWLNLDRMNDYSITIADVVAALRSYNVEVSAGQFGGTPAVKGQRLNASILVQSMLKTPEEFGNVPVRIRRDGAVIRIRDVGRTELGTEFYDVDAYYNGQPAAGMAIRQAAGANALDTANAVKAKLAEMSRYFPPGVKVVYPYDTTPFTRVAIQEVVKTLFEAIGLVFCIMFLFMGTFRATLIPTIAVPVVLLGTFASLQFFGFSINMLTMFAMVLAIGLLVDDAIVVVENVERIMAEEGLPPREATAKSMNQITSALIGIGLVLSAVFGPMAFFKGSTGVIYRQFSITIITSMLLSVIVALILTPVLCASLLKPIPAGYQPADHAVFILRPFFRWFDRTFFRFRDRYVRMVNWSFTRKFRYIFIYLLIAGCVAAVFLKMPTAYLPDEDQGTLLTMVMLPANATLEQTKGILENQVKGFFLNTEKDAVEALLTVSGISYAGRGQNMGLSFVRLKDWHLRNRPELRAQAVAGRAMRAFSQIREAMVFTFPPPPVIELGNATGFDFQLQDRGGLGHAALMMARNQLLGMAAQDPRLQRVRPNGMEDVPQYHIDIDWEKVGALGIPITSIHNTIAAAFGSAYVNDFIQAARVKRVFVQADAPFRMLPKDIEKLYVRNTAGKLVPFSAFATGRWASGSPKLERFNAFPSINIWGEPAPGRSSGEAMKAMEELAAKLPQGFGFDWTGLSYQERMATSQAPMLYAFSILVIFLCVAALYESWTIPIANLLMLPLGLLGATLATYLRGFPNDVYFQIGFLTTLGLTTKNAILIIQFAKERMAHGEGVIEATLGAAKTRLRPVIMTSLAFFFGVLPLAIAHGAGAGAMEAIGTAVAGGMLSATFIDLFFIPLFFVLIYRLFQKKEPRSNLHPGIQEAGQLEAK